One genomic segment of Pongo pygmaeus isolate AG05252 chromosome 19, NHGRI_mPonPyg2-v2.0_pri, whole genome shotgun sequence includes these proteins:
- the WDR81 gene encoding WD repeat-containing protein 81 isoform X4 — translation MAQGSGGREGALGTPAGGWHSPPSPDMLELLRSVERDLSIDPRQLAPAPGGTHVVALVPARWLASLRDRRLPLGPCPRAEGLGEAEVRTLLQRSVQRLPAGWTRVEVHGLRKRRLSYPLGGGLPFEDGSCGPETLTRFMQEVAAQNYRNLWRHAYHTYGQPYSHSPAPSAVPALDSVRQALQRVYGCSFLPVGETTQCPSYAREGPCPPRGSLACPSLLRAEALLESPEMLYVVHPYVQFSLHDVVTFSPAKLTNSQAKVLFILFRVLRAMDACHRQGLACGALSLHHIAVDEKLCSELRLDLSAYERPEEDENEEAPVARDEAGITSQEEQGGRPGQPTGQEGLRSLVLDWVHGRISNFHYLMLLNRLAGRRQGDPNYHPVLPWVVDFTTPHGRFRDLRKSKFRLNKGDKQLDFTYEMTRQAFVAGGAGGGEPPHVPHHISDVLSDITYYVYKARRTPRSVLCGHVRAQWEPHEYPASMERMQNWTPDECIPEFYTDPSIFRSIHPDMPDLDVPAWCSSSQEFVAAHRALLESREVSRDLHHWIDLTFGYKLQGKEAVKEKNVCLHLVDAHTHLASYGVVQLFDQPHPQRLAGAPALAPEPPLIPKLLVQTIQETTGREDFTENLGQLPNGVGRPVLEATPCEASWTRDRPVAGEDDLEQATEALDSISLAGKAGDQLGSSSQASPGLLSFSVSSASRPGRRNKAAGADPGEGEEGRILLPEGFNPVQALEELEKTGNFLAKGLGGLLEVPEQPRVQPAVPLQCLLHRDMQALGVLLAEMVFATRVRTLQPDAPLWVRFQAVRGLCTRHPKEVPVSLQPVLDTLLELSGPKVPMGAERGKLDQLFEYRPVSQGLPPPCPSQLLSPFSSVVPFPPYFPALHRFILLYQARRVEDEAQGRELVFALWQQLGAVLKDITPEGLEILLPFVLSLMAEEHTAVYTAWYLFEPVAKALGPKNANKYLLKPLIGAYESPCQLHGRFYLYTDCFVAQLMVRLGLQAFLTHLLPHVLQVLAGAEASQEESKDLAGAAEEEESGLPGAGPGSCAFGEEIPMDGEPPASSGLGLPDYTSGVSFHDQADLPETEDFQAGLYVTESPQPQEAEAVSLGRLSDKSSTSETSLGEERAPDEGGAPVDKSSLQSGDSSQDLKQSEGSEEEEEEEDSCMVLEEEEGEQEEVTGASELTLSDTVLSMETVVAGGSGGDGEEEEEPLPEQSEGKEQKILLDTACKMVRWLSAKLGPTVASRHVARNLLRLLTSCYVGPTRQQFTVSSGESPPLSAGNIYQKRPVLGDIVSGPVLSCLLHIARLYGEPVLTYQYLPYISYLVAPGSASGPSRLNSRKEAGLLAAVTLTQKIIVYLSDTTLMDILPRISHEVLLPVLSFLTSLVTGFPSGAQARTILCVKTISLIALICLRIGQEMVQQHLSEPVATFFQVFSQLHELRQQDLKLDATGRGEGQLPQVVFSDGQQRPVDPALLDELQKVFTLEMAYTIYVPFSCLLGDIIRKIIPNHELVGELAGLYLESISPSSRNPASVEPTVPSTGPEWDPQDPPAEFPGTLGGRQVCGTPEQRGLLPERQQGSYRAPLAAVQLRRRDQRDGPTPRLHPAPQERLLRGPARGPAARGEL, via the exons ATGGCCCAGGGCAGCGGGGGGCGGGAAGGCGCTCTCGGAACCCCGGCCGGGGGCTGGCATTCCCCGCCAAGCCCAGACATGCTGGAGCTGCTCCGGAGCGTGGAGAGGGACCTGAGCATCGATCCCAGGCAGCTGGCTCCGGCCCCGGGGGGCACCCACGTGGTGGCCCTAGTGCCTGCGCGCTGGCTGGCCAGCCTCCGCGATCGCCGGCTGCCCCTGGGACCCTGTCCCCGCGCAGAGGGCCTGGGAGAAGCGGAAGTCAGGACTCTCCTGCAGCGCTCTGTGCAAAGGCTGCCTGCCGGCTGGACGCGCGTGGAGGTGCATGGGCTGCGGAAGCGGAGACTGTCCTACCCTCTGGGCGGGGGCCTGCCCTTTGAGGACGGGTCCTGCGGCCCTGAGACCCTCACTCGCTTCATGCAGGAGGTTGCCGCCCAGAATTATCGCAACCTGTGGCGCCATGCATACCACACTTACGGCCAGCCGTACAGTCACAGCCCTGCCCCCTCAGCTGTCCCTGCCTTGGACTCAGTACGGCAGGCTCTGCAGAGGGTCTATGGTTGTTCCTTCCTGCCAGTGGGTGAAACTACCCAATGCCCATCATATGCCAGAGAAGGCCCCTGTCCCCCTCGGGGCAGCCTTGCTTGTCCTAGTCTGTTACGGGCTGAGGCCTTGCTGGAGTCGCCAGAGATGCTGTATGTGGTACACCCTTACGTGCAGTTCTCCCTACATGACGTGGTCACCTTCAGCCCTGCCAAGCTGACCAACAGCCAGGCCAAGGTGCTGTTCATTCTCTTCCGCGTGCTGAGGGCTATGGACGCCTGTCATCGCCAGGGGCTGGCGTGTGGGGCCCTGTCTTTGCATCACATCGCGGTGGATGAGAAGCTTTGCAGCGAGCTGCGACTGGACCTGAGCGCTTATGAGAGGCCCGAGGAGGACGAGAATGAGGAGGCCCCTGTGGCAAGGGATGAGGCGGGCATTACGTCTCAAGAGGAGCAGGGAGGGCGACCTGGGCAACCCACTGGCCAGGAGGGACTTCGGAGCCTCGTGCTAGATTGGGTCCACGGCCGCATCAGCAACTTCCACTACCTCATGCTGCTGAATCGGTTGGCAGGTCGGCGGCAGGGGGACCCCAACTACCACCCCGTGCTGCCCTGGGTGGTGGATTTCACCACGCCCCATGGGCGCTTCCGAGACCTGCGCAAGTCCAAGTTCCGCCTCAACAAGGGGGATAAGCAACTGGACTTCACGTACGAGATGACGCGGCAGGCATTCGTAGCAGGCGGGGCGGGCGGCGGGGAACCCCCTCACGTTCCCCACCACATCTCAGACGTGCTCTCCGACATCACCTACTACGTGTACAAGGCTCGGCGCACGCCTCGGTCGGTGCTCTGTGGACACGTCCGCGCGCAGTGGGAGCCCCATGAGTATCCGGCCAGCATGGAGCGGATGCAGAACTGGACCCCGGATGAGTGCATTCCGGAGTTCTACACCGATCCCTCTATCTTCCGCTCCATCCACCCCGACATGCCTGACCTGGATGTGCCAGCCTGGTGCAGCTCCAGCCAGGAGTTCGTGGCTGCCCACCGAGCCCTGCTGGAGAGCCGCGAGGTGTCCCGGGACCTGCACCATTGGATCGACCTCACGTTTGGCTATAAACTCCAGGGCAAGGAGGCTgtcaaggaaaagaatgtgtgtcTGCACCTGGTGGATGCCCACACTCACCTGGCCAGCTATGGGGTGGTGCAGCTCTTCGATCAGCCACACCCCCAGCGCCTGGCTGGGGCTCCTGCCCTTGCCCCCGAGCCTCCCCTCATCCCCAAGCTGTTGGTCCAGACCATCCAGGAGACCACAGGCCGGGAGGACTTCACAGAAAACCTGGGACAGCTTCCAAATGGAGTGGGCCGGCCAGTTTTAGAGGCCACTCCCTGTGAGGCTAGCTGGACCAGAGACAGGCCGGTGGCAGGAGAAGACGACTTGGAACAGGCCACAGAAGCTCTGGATTCCATTTCCCTTGCTGGGAAAGCAGGTGACCAGCTGGGCTCCTCCAGTCAAGCGTCTCCTggccttctctctttctcagtgTCCTCAGCCTCCCGTCCAGGCCGCAGGAATAAAGCTGCTGGGGCAGACCCTGGGGAGGGCGAGGAGGGGAGGATTCTTCTTCCTGAGGGCTTCAATCCCGTGCAGGCCCTGGAGGAGCTGGAGAAAACGGGCAACTTCTTGGCCAAAGGCCTAGGGGGCCTGTTGGAGGTGCCTGAGCAGCCCCGGGTCCAGCCGGCTGTGCCACTGCAGTGCCTACTCCACAGGGACATGCAGGCGCTGGGTGTCCTGTTGGCGGAGATGGTGTTTGCCACCAGGGTGCGGACGCTGCAGCCCGATGCACCTTTGTGGGTACGCTTCCAGGCTGTCCGAGGGCTCTGCACACGCCACCCCAAGGAGGTCCCTGTGTCTTTGCAGCCCGTGCTGGACACACTCCTGGAGCTGAGTGGCCCCAAAGTCCCCATGGGAGCAGAGAGGGGCAAGCTGGACCAACTGTTTGAGTACAGGCCTGTCTCCCAGGGCCTGCCCCCACCCTGCCCAAGCCAGCTTCTCAGCCCCTTCAGCTCCGTGGTTCCCTTCCCGCCCTACTTCCCGGCACTGCACAGATTCATCCTTCTGTACCAGGCAAGGCGCGTGGAGGACGAGGCCCAGGGGCGCGAGCTGGTGTTTGCTCTGTGGCAGCAGCTGGGCGCGGTGCTGAAGGACATCACCCCTGAGGGCCTGGAGATCCTGCTGCCCTTCGTGCTCTCACTCATGGCCGAGGAGCATACGGCTGTGTACACGGCCTGGTATCTGTTTGAACCTGTTGCCAAGGCACTGGGCCCCAAAAATGCCAATAAGTACCTCCTGAAGCCGCTCATTGGTGCCTACGAGAGCCCCTGCCAGCTACACGGCCGCTTCTACCTGTACACGGACTGCTTTGTGGCCCAACTGATGGTGCGGCTGGGCCTGCAGGCGTTTCTCACTCACCTGCTGCCTCACGTCCTGCAGGTGCTGGCGGGCGCAGAGGCCTCCCAGGAGGAGAGCAAGGACCTGGCAGGGGctgctgaggaggaggagagtgGGCTGCCCGGGGCCGGGCCTGGCTCCTGTGCTTTTGGGGAGGAGATTCCCATGGATGGGGAGCCTCCTGCCTCCTCGGGCCTGGGGCTCCCAGACTACACGTCTGGTGTCAGCTTCCATGACCAGGCTGACCTGCCTGAGACAGAGGACTTCCAAGCCGGGCTCTATGTGACTGAGTCTCCCCagccccaggaggctgaagctgtgAGCCTGGGCCGGCTGAGTGACAAGAGCAGCACCAGCGAGACCTCCCTGGGTGAGGAGCGGGCTCCAGATGAGGGGGGTGCCCCCGTGGACAAGAGCAGCCTTCAATCAGGCGACAGCAGCCAGGACTTGAAGCAAAGCGAGGgctctgaggaggaagaggaggaggaggacagctGCATGGTgctagaggaggaggagggggagcagGAGGAGGTCACTGGGGCATCTGAGCTCACTCTGTCTGACACGGTGCTGTCCATGGAGACGGTTGTGGCCGGCGGCAGTGGGGGagatggggaagaggaggaggagccacTGCCTGAGCAGTCAGAAGGCAAAGAACAGAAGATCCTCCTTG ATACAGCCTGCAAGATGGTCCGCTGGCTGTCTGCCAAGCTCGGCCCCACAGTGGCCTCTCGCCACGTGGCCCGGAACCTGCTCCGCCTGCTGACGTCTTGTTATGTTG GACCCACTCGGCAGCAGTTCACGGTGAGCAGTGGCGAGAGCCCTCCGCTAAGCGCCGGCAACATCTACCAGAAGAGGCCGGTCCTGGGTGACATCGTGTCAGGGCCCGTGCTCAGCTGCCTCCTCCACATTGCCCGCCTGTATGGGGAGCCTGTCCTCACCTACCAGTACCTGCCCTACATCAGCTACCTG GTGGCCCCAGGGAGTGCCTCAGGCCCCAGCCGACTGAACAGCCGTAAGGAGGCAGGGCTGCTGGCTGCGGTGACGCTGACTCAGAAGATCATCGTGTACCTCTCAGACACCACACTCATGGACATCCTGCCCCGGATCAGCCATGAGGTCCTGCTGCCCGtgctcagcttcctcacctccctcGTCACGGG GTTCCCAAGTGGGGCCCAGGCCCGGACCATCCTGTGTGTGAAAACCATCAGCCTCATCGCCCTCATCTGCCTGCGCATCGGACAGGAGATGGTCCAGCAGCACCTGAGCGAGCCCGTGGCCACCTTCTTCCAGGTCTTCTCTCAGCTGCATGAGCTTCGGCAACAG GATCTGAAGCTGGATGCCACGGGCCGTGGCGAGGGCCAGCTGCCACAGGTGGTCTTCTCTGATGGGCAGCAGCGGCCCGTGGACCCCGCCCTGCTGGACGAGCTGCAGAAGGTGTTCACCCTGGAGATGGCATACACAATCTACGtgcccttctcctgcctgttGG GTGACATCATCCGGAAAATCATCCCCAACCACGAGCTGGTTGGGGAGCTGGCGGGGCTGTACTTGGAGAGCATCAGCCCGAGCAGTCGCAACCCTGCCAGCGTGGAgcccaccgtgcccagcaccgGCCCCGAGTGGGACCCCCAGG ATCCGCCTGCAGAGTTTCCCGGGACACTCGGGGGCCGTCAAGTGTGTGGCACCCCTGAGCAGCGAGGACTTCTTCCTGAGCGGCAGCAAGGATCGTACCGTGCGCCTCTGGCCGCTGTACAACTACGGCGACGGGACCAGCGAGACGGCCCCACGCCTCGTCTACACCCAGCACCGCAAGAGCGTCTTCTTCGTGGGCCAGCTCGAGGCCCCGCAGCACGCGGTGAGCTGTGA
- the WDR81 gene encoding WD repeat-containing protein 81 isoform X5: MAQGSGGREGALGTPAGGWHSPPSPDMLELLRSVERDLSIDPRQLAPAPGGTHVVALVPARWLASLRDRRLPLGPCPRAEGLGEAEVRTLLQRSVQRLPAGWTRVEVHGLRKRRLSYPLGGGLPFEDGSCGPETLTRFMQEVAAQNYRNLWRHAYHTYGQPYSHSPAPSAVPALDSVRQALQRVYGCSFLPVGETTQCPSYAREGPCPPRGSLACPSLLRAEALLESPEMLYVVHPYVQFSLHDVVTFSPAKLTNSQAKVLFILFRVLRAMDACHRQGLACGALSLHHIAVDEKLCSELRLDLSAYERPEEDENEEAPVARDEAGITSQEEQGGRPGQPTGQEGLRSLVLDWVHGRISNFHYLMLLNRLAGRRQGDPNYHPVLPWVVDFTTPHGRFRDLRKSKFRLNKGDKQLDFTYEMTRQAFVAGGAGGGEPPHVPHHISDVLSDITYYVYKARRTPRSVLCGHVRAQWEPHEYPASMERMQNWTPDECIPEFYTDPSIFRSIHPDMPDLDVPAWCSSSQEFVAAHRALLESREVSRDLHHWIDLTFGYKLQGKEAVKEKNVCLHLVDAHTHLASYGVVQLFDQPHPQRLAGAPALAPEPPLIPKLLVQTIQETTGREDFTENLGQLPNGVGRPVLEATPCEASWTRDRPVAGEDDLEQATEALDSISLAGKAGDQLGSSSQASPGLLSFSVSSASRPGRRNKAAGADPGEGEEGRILLPEGFNPVQALEELEKTGNFLAKGLGGLLEVPEQPRVQPAVPLQCLLHRDMQALGVLLAEMVFATRVRTLQPDAPLWVRFQAVRGLCTRHPKEVPVSLQPVLDTLLELSGPKVPMGAERGKLDQLFEYRPVSQGLPPPCPSQLLSPFSSVVPFPPYFPALHRFILLYQARRVEDEAQGRELVFALWQQLGAVLKDITPEGLEILLPFVLSLMAEEHTAVYTAWYLFEPVAKALGPKNANKYLLKPLIGAYESPCQLHGRFYLYTDCFVAQLMVRLGLQAFLTHLLPHVLQVLAGAEASQEESKDLAGAAEEEESGLPGAGPGSCAFGEEIPMDGEPPASSGLGLPDYTSGVSFHDQADLPETEDFQAGLYVTESPQPQEAEAVSLGRLSDKSSTSETSLGEERAPDEGGAPVDKSSLQSGDSSQDLKQSEGSEEEEEEEDSCMVLEEEEGEQEEVTGASELTLSDTVLSMETVVAGGSGGDGEEEEEPLPEQSEGKEQKILLDTACKMVRWLSAKLGPTVASRHVARNLLRLLTSCYVGPTRQQFTVSSGESPPLSAGNIYQKRPVLGDIVSGPVLSCLLHIARLYGEPVLTYQYLPYISYLVAPGSASGPSRLNSRKEAGLLAAVTLTQKIIVYLSDTTLMDILPRISHEVLLPVLSFLTSLVTGFPSGAQARTILCVKTISLIALICLRIGQEMVQQHLSEPVATFFQVFSQLHELRQQDLKLDATGRGEGQLPQVVFSDGQQRPVDPALLDELQKVFTLEMAYTIYVPFSCLLDPPAEFPGTLGGRQVCGTPEQRGLLPERQQGSYRAPLAAVQLRRRDQRDGPTPRLHPAPQERLLRGPARGPAARGEL; this comes from the exons ATGGCCCAGGGCAGCGGGGGGCGGGAAGGCGCTCTCGGAACCCCGGCCGGGGGCTGGCATTCCCCGCCAAGCCCAGACATGCTGGAGCTGCTCCGGAGCGTGGAGAGGGACCTGAGCATCGATCCCAGGCAGCTGGCTCCGGCCCCGGGGGGCACCCACGTGGTGGCCCTAGTGCCTGCGCGCTGGCTGGCCAGCCTCCGCGATCGCCGGCTGCCCCTGGGACCCTGTCCCCGCGCAGAGGGCCTGGGAGAAGCGGAAGTCAGGACTCTCCTGCAGCGCTCTGTGCAAAGGCTGCCTGCCGGCTGGACGCGCGTGGAGGTGCATGGGCTGCGGAAGCGGAGACTGTCCTACCCTCTGGGCGGGGGCCTGCCCTTTGAGGACGGGTCCTGCGGCCCTGAGACCCTCACTCGCTTCATGCAGGAGGTTGCCGCCCAGAATTATCGCAACCTGTGGCGCCATGCATACCACACTTACGGCCAGCCGTACAGTCACAGCCCTGCCCCCTCAGCTGTCCCTGCCTTGGACTCAGTACGGCAGGCTCTGCAGAGGGTCTATGGTTGTTCCTTCCTGCCAGTGGGTGAAACTACCCAATGCCCATCATATGCCAGAGAAGGCCCCTGTCCCCCTCGGGGCAGCCTTGCTTGTCCTAGTCTGTTACGGGCTGAGGCCTTGCTGGAGTCGCCAGAGATGCTGTATGTGGTACACCCTTACGTGCAGTTCTCCCTACATGACGTGGTCACCTTCAGCCCTGCCAAGCTGACCAACAGCCAGGCCAAGGTGCTGTTCATTCTCTTCCGCGTGCTGAGGGCTATGGACGCCTGTCATCGCCAGGGGCTGGCGTGTGGGGCCCTGTCTTTGCATCACATCGCGGTGGATGAGAAGCTTTGCAGCGAGCTGCGACTGGACCTGAGCGCTTATGAGAGGCCCGAGGAGGACGAGAATGAGGAGGCCCCTGTGGCAAGGGATGAGGCGGGCATTACGTCTCAAGAGGAGCAGGGAGGGCGACCTGGGCAACCCACTGGCCAGGAGGGACTTCGGAGCCTCGTGCTAGATTGGGTCCACGGCCGCATCAGCAACTTCCACTACCTCATGCTGCTGAATCGGTTGGCAGGTCGGCGGCAGGGGGACCCCAACTACCACCCCGTGCTGCCCTGGGTGGTGGATTTCACCACGCCCCATGGGCGCTTCCGAGACCTGCGCAAGTCCAAGTTCCGCCTCAACAAGGGGGATAAGCAACTGGACTTCACGTACGAGATGACGCGGCAGGCATTCGTAGCAGGCGGGGCGGGCGGCGGGGAACCCCCTCACGTTCCCCACCACATCTCAGACGTGCTCTCCGACATCACCTACTACGTGTACAAGGCTCGGCGCACGCCTCGGTCGGTGCTCTGTGGACACGTCCGCGCGCAGTGGGAGCCCCATGAGTATCCGGCCAGCATGGAGCGGATGCAGAACTGGACCCCGGATGAGTGCATTCCGGAGTTCTACACCGATCCCTCTATCTTCCGCTCCATCCACCCCGACATGCCTGACCTGGATGTGCCAGCCTGGTGCAGCTCCAGCCAGGAGTTCGTGGCTGCCCACCGAGCCCTGCTGGAGAGCCGCGAGGTGTCCCGGGACCTGCACCATTGGATCGACCTCACGTTTGGCTATAAACTCCAGGGCAAGGAGGCTgtcaaggaaaagaatgtgtgtcTGCACCTGGTGGATGCCCACACTCACCTGGCCAGCTATGGGGTGGTGCAGCTCTTCGATCAGCCACACCCCCAGCGCCTGGCTGGGGCTCCTGCCCTTGCCCCCGAGCCTCCCCTCATCCCCAAGCTGTTGGTCCAGACCATCCAGGAGACCACAGGCCGGGAGGACTTCACAGAAAACCTGGGACAGCTTCCAAATGGAGTGGGCCGGCCAGTTTTAGAGGCCACTCCCTGTGAGGCTAGCTGGACCAGAGACAGGCCGGTGGCAGGAGAAGACGACTTGGAACAGGCCACAGAAGCTCTGGATTCCATTTCCCTTGCTGGGAAAGCAGGTGACCAGCTGGGCTCCTCCAGTCAAGCGTCTCCTggccttctctctttctcagtgTCCTCAGCCTCCCGTCCAGGCCGCAGGAATAAAGCTGCTGGGGCAGACCCTGGGGAGGGCGAGGAGGGGAGGATTCTTCTTCCTGAGGGCTTCAATCCCGTGCAGGCCCTGGAGGAGCTGGAGAAAACGGGCAACTTCTTGGCCAAAGGCCTAGGGGGCCTGTTGGAGGTGCCTGAGCAGCCCCGGGTCCAGCCGGCTGTGCCACTGCAGTGCCTACTCCACAGGGACATGCAGGCGCTGGGTGTCCTGTTGGCGGAGATGGTGTTTGCCACCAGGGTGCGGACGCTGCAGCCCGATGCACCTTTGTGGGTACGCTTCCAGGCTGTCCGAGGGCTCTGCACACGCCACCCCAAGGAGGTCCCTGTGTCTTTGCAGCCCGTGCTGGACACACTCCTGGAGCTGAGTGGCCCCAAAGTCCCCATGGGAGCAGAGAGGGGCAAGCTGGACCAACTGTTTGAGTACAGGCCTGTCTCCCAGGGCCTGCCCCCACCCTGCCCAAGCCAGCTTCTCAGCCCCTTCAGCTCCGTGGTTCCCTTCCCGCCCTACTTCCCGGCACTGCACAGATTCATCCTTCTGTACCAGGCAAGGCGCGTGGAGGACGAGGCCCAGGGGCGCGAGCTGGTGTTTGCTCTGTGGCAGCAGCTGGGCGCGGTGCTGAAGGACATCACCCCTGAGGGCCTGGAGATCCTGCTGCCCTTCGTGCTCTCACTCATGGCCGAGGAGCATACGGCTGTGTACACGGCCTGGTATCTGTTTGAACCTGTTGCCAAGGCACTGGGCCCCAAAAATGCCAATAAGTACCTCCTGAAGCCGCTCATTGGTGCCTACGAGAGCCCCTGCCAGCTACACGGCCGCTTCTACCTGTACACGGACTGCTTTGTGGCCCAACTGATGGTGCGGCTGGGCCTGCAGGCGTTTCTCACTCACCTGCTGCCTCACGTCCTGCAGGTGCTGGCGGGCGCAGAGGCCTCCCAGGAGGAGAGCAAGGACCTGGCAGGGGctgctgaggaggaggagagtgGGCTGCCCGGGGCCGGGCCTGGCTCCTGTGCTTTTGGGGAGGAGATTCCCATGGATGGGGAGCCTCCTGCCTCCTCGGGCCTGGGGCTCCCAGACTACACGTCTGGTGTCAGCTTCCATGACCAGGCTGACCTGCCTGAGACAGAGGACTTCCAAGCCGGGCTCTATGTGACTGAGTCTCCCCagccccaggaggctgaagctgtgAGCCTGGGCCGGCTGAGTGACAAGAGCAGCACCAGCGAGACCTCCCTGGGTGAGGAGCGGGCTCCAGATGAGGGGGGTGCCCCCGTGGACAAGAGCAGCCTTCAATCAGGCGACAGCAGCCAGGACTTGAAGCAAAGCGAGGgctctgaggaggaagaggaggaggaggacagctGCATGGTgctagaggaggaggagggggagcagGAGGAGGTCACTGGGGCATCTGAGCTCACTCTGTCTGACACGGTGCTGTCCATGGAGACGGTTGTGGCCGGCGGCAGTGGGGGagatggggaagaggaggaggagccacTGCCTGAGCAGTCAGAAGGCAAAGAACAGAAGATCCTCCTTG ATACAGCCTGCAAGATGGTCCGCTGGCTGTCTGCCAAGCTCGGCCCCACAGTGGCCTCTCGCCACGTGGCCCGGAACCTGCTCCGCCTGCTGACGTCTTGTTATGTTG GACCCACTCGGCAGCAGTTCACGGTGAGCAGTGGCGAGAGCCCTCCGCTAAGCGCCGGCAACATCTACCAGAAGAGGCCGGTCCTGGGTGACATCGTGTCAGGGCCCGTGCTCAGCTGCCTCCTCCACATTGCCCGCCTGTATGGGGAGCCTGTCCTCACCTACCAGTACCTGCCCTACATCAGCTACCTG GTGGCCCCAGGGAGTGCCTCAGGCCCCAGCCGACTGAACAGCCGTAAGGAGGCAGGGCTGCTGGCTGCGGTGACGCTGACTCAGAAGATCATCGTGTACCTCTCAGACACCACACTCATGGACATCCTGCCCCGGATCAGCCATGAGGTCCTGCTGCCCGtgctcagcttcctcacctccctcGTCACGGG GTTCCCAAGTGGGGCCCAGGCCCGGACCATCCTGTGTGTGAAAACCATCAGCCTCATCGCCCTCATCTGCCTGCGCATCGGACAGGAGATGGTCCAGCAGCACCTGAGCGAGCCCGTGGCCACCTTCTTCCAGGTCTTCTCTCAGCTGCATGAGCTTCGGCAACAG GATCTGAAGCTGGATGCCACGGGCCGTGGCGAGGGCCAGCTGCCACAGGTGGTCTTCTCTGATGGGCAGCAGCGGCCCGTGGACCCCGCCCTGCTGGACGAGCTGCAGAAGGTGTTCACCCTGGAGATGGCATACACAATCTACGtgcccttctcctgcctgttGG ATCCGCCTGCAGAGTTTCCCGGGACACTCGGGGGCCGTCAAGTGTGTGGCACCCCTGAGCAGCGAGGACTTCTTCCTGAGCGGCAGCAAGGATCGTACCGTGCGCCTCTGGCCGCTGTACAACTACGGCGACGGGACCAGCGAGACGGCCCCACGCCTCGTCTACACCCAGCACCGCAAGAGCGTCTTCTTCGTGGGCCAGCTCGAGGCCCCGCAGCACGCGGTGAGCTGTGA